In Candidatus Aminicenantes bacterium, the sequence CGTCGCCGTCGCCGACCCGCGGGCCATGAATGAGGAGCGAGTGGACGGCAAGGTGGTGGCCGGGATGTTCGAAAAGGGGATCCGCGCCCTGACCGGCAAGTCGCTGGTCAAGAGCTGCAAACTTTTTTTTGACAAAAAGGACATCATCGGCATCAAGGTCAACCCGGTCGGCGCCGGACTTATCGCCACGCGCCTGGAGGTTGTCGACGCCGTGATCGACTGGTTGAAGCAAGGCGGTATCCCGGCGAAAAACATCGTCATCTGGGACCGTTTCGACTACATGCTGGCCGACGCCGGCTTCACCCCGGCGCGCTACCCGGGCATCGCCATCGAAGGACTGCAGACCATGGACGAGGCCGCGGCCGAGGGCAGGAGCCAGGATGACAGCAGCTGGCTGGACAAGGACGGGCGCCATGTCAGCGAAAAGAACTTCGACTTGAACGCCTATTATTTCGCCGACGTCGAAGCCCCCCAGGATAAGCCCTACCTCAACCAGCACGTTTTCAACGGCAAGTATTCCTATTTTGGCAAACTCGTGACGAAGACCCTGACCAAGATCATCAATATCCCGGTTTTCAAGAACACGGGCAACGGCATTTCCATGGCCACCAAGAACCTCGGCTACGGCGCCGTCTGCAACACCAACCGCCTGCACAATCCGCTGTTTTTCAACGTCTGCACCGAAGTGCTGGCCTTCCCGGCCGTCCGCGACAAGCTGGTGCTGAACATCACCGACGGCCTGCGCGCCCAATATGACGGCGGCCCGGGCCCGCTGGCCCAGGCGACCTGGTTTTTGAACACGCTGTTCTTTGCCAGCGATCCGTTCGCCCTGGATATGACCTGCCACAACCTGCTGCTGAAAAAGCGCAAGGAGATGAACGTCAGGGTGAATGAGCACCCGATGTACAGCGAATACCTTCGCTACGCCGAGCGCCTGGGCCTGGGCATCGTTGACCCAGCCAAAATAAATTTTACCCAGCTTTGAGCCGGGCATGAAGACCTTTCCCGCCGCTCTGCTGCTTTTCGCTTTTTTCCTTTTG encodes:
- a CDS encoding DUF362 domain-containing protein, whose translation is VAVADPRAMNEERVDGKVVAGMFEKGIRALTGKSLVKSCKLFFDKKDIIGIKVNPVGAGLIATRLEVVDAVIDWLKQGGIPAKNIVIWDRFDYMLADAGFTPARYPGIAIEGLQTMDEAAAEGRSQDDSSWLDKDGRHVSEKNFDLNAYYFADVEAPQDKPYLNQHVFNGKYSYFGKLVTKTLTKIINIPVFKNTGNGISMATKNLGYGAVCNTNRLHNPLFFNVCTEVLAFPAVRDKLVLNITDGLRAQYDGGPGPLAQATWFLNTLFFASDPFALDMTCHNLLLKKRKEMNVRVNEHPMYSEYLRYAERLGLGIVDPAKINFTQL